In the Cohaesibacter intestini genome, one interval contains:
- a CDS encoding transketolase: protein MDTRDLRVMANRIRRRDLRAVFEAGAGHVGGEMSVIDILTALYFHVLHVDPDKPLDPQRDRFILSKGHTACALYVTLAEKGFLPKEEIETFLQPHSRLNGHPNRTKLPGVETNTGPLGHGLPVGVGMAIAAKLDGATWRTYVVTGDGEMQEGSNWEAIASAAHYKLDNLTLIIDHNRLQQGARLAETNNLAPFAPKLAAFGWDVLEIDGHNMDEIVDALSPDRRNAGKPLAIVAHTNKGHGISFMSDNVAWHHKVPSEDQYKQAMAELEEAAL, encoded by the coding sequence ATGGACACTCGGGATCTGAGAGTCATGGCCAACAGGATCCGTCGTCGCGATCTGCGGGCCGTTTTCGAGGCGGGCGCAGGTCACGTTGGTGGCGAAATGTCGGTGATCGATATTCTGACCGCGCTCTATTTCCACGTCTTGCATGTCGATCCGGACAAGCCGCTGGATCCTCAAAGAGATCGCTTCATTCTAAGCAAGGGTCACACCGCCTGCGCGCTTTATGTGACATTGGCGGAAAAAGGTTTTCTGCCCAAAGAGGAAATCGAGACCTTCCTCCAGCCCCATTCGCGTCTGAACGGCCATCCAAACCGCACCAAACTGCCCGGAGTTGAAACCAATACCGGCCCCTTGGGGCATGGCTTGCCGGTGGGCGTCGGCATGGCGATTGCCGCCAAGCTCGACGGGGCCACATGGCGGACCTATGTGGTCACCGGCGATGGAGAAATGCAGGAAGGCAGCAACTGGGAGGCAATCGCCTCGGCGGCCCACTATAAGCTCGACAATCTGACGCTGATCATTGATCACAATCGCTTGCAGCAGGGTGCCAGACTGGCAGAAACAAACAATCTGGCGCCCTTTGCGCCAAAGCTAGCTGCCTTTGGCTGGGATGTGCTGGAAATTGACGGCCACAATATGGATGAGATCGTGGATGCCTTGTCGCCGGATCGGCGCAATGCGGGCAAGCCCCTCGCCATTGTCGCCCACACCAACAAAGGGCATGGCATTTCTTTCATGTCGGACAATGTCGCCTGGCATCACAAGGTGCCCAGTGAAGACCAATATAAGCAGGCCATGGCCGAACTCGAGGAGGCAGCTCTATGA
- a CDS encoding L-fucose/L-arabinose isomerase family protein — translation MSKNAMRKITLGVVIGSRAFFNGAPCKAARDEVIAHLDRLGVAVEILPFDATVNGAVQSIDDAKLYAAHFSAKRDVLDGLVICLPNFGDEIAIAELINRAKLDLPILLQASNDEVDKVDVKSRRDAFCGKLSVANNFYQYGVPFTETTSHTCDVSSEEFGADLDRFARLCRTIRGLKNARIGAIGARTGPFQTMRYSEKLLQASGLTVVTVDMSEMIASANAIADSDADLAAKLDAIKAYGTIPAHITESQIARQAKWSLAVNRWIAENECDASAIQCWRSLQDNFGCATCLTMSMMGEELMPSACEVDVMGAISMYALTLASGAPSAILDWNNNYADEIDKCVCTHCGNYPKQFIGATPEIGELDVLGETIGRSKCFGAVKGKVEPGPMTFFRLSSDDRLGTLKAYTGEGDFTNDPFGMDGGIAVTKVKDLRALMNFVTKNGFEHHVAMVRGHHADIVAEAVTRYMKWPLYNHGTPPVPTLTWPGC, via the coding sequence ATGAGCAAAAACGCAATGCGCAAGATCACACTGGGTGTGGTCATCGGAAGTCGAGCGTTTTTTAATGGCGCGCCCTGCAAGGCGGCGCGGGACGAGGTGATAGCCCATTTGGACCGATTGGGGGTCGCTGTCGAAATTTTGCCGTTTGATGCAACGGTGAATGGAGCTGTCCAGTCAATTGATGACGCCAAGCTCTATGCTGCCCATTTCTCGGCCAAGCGTGATGTTCTTGACGGATTGGTTATCTGTTTGCCGAATTTCGGCGACGAGATCGCGATTGCCGAATTGATCAATCGCGCCAAGCTCGATCTTCCCATCCTATTGCAGGCCAGCAATGACGAGGTCGACAAGGTCGATGTCAAATCTCGACGCGATGCCTTCTGTGGCAAATTGTCGGTCGCCAATAATTTCTATCAATATGGCGTGCCCTTTACCGAGACCACATCGCATACCTGCGATGTTTCGTCCGAGGAATTTGGCGCAGATCTTGACCGCTTCGCCCGCCTTTGCCGCACAATTCGCGGCCTGAAAAACGCACGCATTGGTGCCATTGGGGCCCGGACCGGTCCTTTCCAGACCATGCGCTATTCTGAAAAGCTGCTTCAGGCCAGTGGTCTGACGGTGGTCACGGTGGATATGTCCGAGATGATCGCATCCGCCAATGCCATTGCTGACAGCGATGCGGATCTTGCTGCCAAATTGGATGCGATTAAGGCCTATGGAACGATCCCGGCCCATATCACCGAGAGCCAAATTGCAAGACAGGCAAAATGGTCCTTGGCCGTGAACCGCTGGATTGCCGAGAATGAATGCGATGCCTCCGCGATCCAATGCTGGCGGTCGCTGCAGGACAATTTCGGCTGTGCCACTTGCCTTACGATGTCGATGATGGGTGAGGAATTGATGCCATCGGCTTGCGAGGTGGATGTCATGGGCGCGATTTCCATGTATGCGCTCACCCTTGCGTCTGGAGCACCGTCCGCGATTCTTGACTGGAACAACAATTACGCGGATGAAATCGACAAATGCGTCTGCACCCATTGCGGCAATTATCCCAAGCAATTCATTGGAGCGACGCCGGAAATCGGCGAGCTGGATGTGCTTGGCGAAACCATTGGGCGGTCAAAATGCTTTGGCGCTGTGAAGGGCAAGGTCGAGCCCGGGCCAATGACCTTCTTCCGCCTGTCGTCTGATGATCGCCTCGGCACGCTCAAGGCCTACACCGGTGAAGGGGACTTCACCAATGATCCCTTTGGTATGGATGGTGGCATAGCCGTCACCAAGGTAAAGGACCTGCGGGCTCTGATGAATTTCGTCACCAAAAATGGCTTTGAACATCATGTTGCGATGGTGCGTGGGCATCATGCCGACATCGTGGCGGAAGCCGTCACGCGCTACATGAAATGGCCCCTTTACAATCACGGCACACCTCCCGTCCCCACACTCACCTGGCCAGGTTGCTGA
- a CDS encoding D-ribose ABC transporter substrate-binding protein — protein MNLHRRLLISAFALGISGMLPGFASAEGLIAIITPSHDNPFFKAEAVGAEARAKELGYETVVMVHDDDANKQSELFDSAIASGAKAIILDNAGADATVSAVQRAKDAGIPSFLIDREITASGVAVSQIVSNNYQGAQVGAEEFVKLMGEKGVYAELLGRESDTNAGIRSSGYHDVIDQYPDMKMVAQQSANWSQTEAYTVMETMLQANPDIKGVISGNDTMAMGAWAALKAAGREDVIVVGFDGSNDVRDSILAGGIKATVLQPAFRQAQLAVEQADKYIKTGSTGMEEKQLMDCVLINNDNASKLETFALSE, from the coding sequence ATGAACCTACACCGTAGATTGCTTATTTCCGCGTTCGCCCTTGGCATTTCTGGCATGCTGCCCGGCTTTGCCTCTGCAGAAGGCTTGATCGCAATCATCACACCAAGCCACGACAACCCCTTCTTCAAAGCAGAAGCCGTCGGCGCTGAAGCACGGGCGAAAGAGCTTGGCTATGAAACAGTTGTCATGGTGCATGATGATGATGCCAACAAGCAGTCAGAACTGTTTGACAGCGCAATTGCCAGTGGCGCCAAAGCAATCATTCTTGACAATGCCGGTGCTGATGCCACCGTTTCTGCTGTCCAGCGCGCCAAGGATGCGGGCATTCCATCCTTCCTGATCGACCGCGAAATCACCGCGTCTGGCGTCGCAGTCAGCCAGATTGTTTCCAACAACTATCAGGGCGCTCAGGTCGGCGCGGAGGAATTCGTCAAACTGATGGGTGAGAAAGGTGTCTATGCTGAGCTTTTGGGACGGGAATCCGACACCAATGCGGGCATTCGCTCCTCTGGCTATCATGACGTCATCGATCAATATCCCGACATGAAAATGGTTGCGCAGCAATCTGCAAACTGGTCCCAGACCGAAGCCTATACGGTGATGGAAACCATGTTGCAGGCCAATCCGGACATCAAGGGTGTGATTTCGGGCAATGACACAATGGCAATGGGTGCGTGGGCGGCCCTCAAAGCGGCTGGGCGTGAAGATGTCATCGTTGTCGGCTTTGACGGCTCCAATGATGTGCGCGACTCCATTCTTGCAGGCGGCATCAAGGCAACTGTCCTTCAGCCTGCTTTCCGTCAGGCACAGCTGGCTGTCGAACAGGCAGACAAATATATCAAGACCGGATCAACGGGTATGGAAGAAAAACAGCTAATGGATTGTGTGCTGATCAACAATGACAACGCTTCCAAGCTGGAAACCTTTGCTTTGTCTGAATGA
- a CDS encoding transketolase family protein: MTALAKETKLYDCRDAFSATLVAMAANNQAIVAVCNDSVGSSKLDGFRDAYPERLVNVGIAEQTMVGVGAGLANGGKIPFVCGAACFLTGRALEQIKADVAYSDTNVKLVGISSGMAYGNLGPTHHSTEDFAWVRAIPNIAIVAPCDNIETAAAVAFAADYDGPIFLRLSRTGVPQLLPDDFEFALGKANTIREGSDVTLIANGILTHRALAAAESLEAQGVKARVLNMSSIKPIDEAAITRAAEETGAIVTCEEHSIFGGLGSAIAEIVTETCPVPMKRLGVPGVFPPTGSAEFLLDEFGMSPQGIADTALELLKRKA; the protein is encoded by the coding sequence ATGACCGCTCTTGCCAAAGAAACCAAGCTTTATGATTGCCGCGATGCTTTTTCTGCAACGCTGGTGGCAATGGCGGCCAACAATCAAGCGATTGTTGCGGTCTGCAATGACTCGGTCGGCTCCTCCAAGTTGGATGGCTTCCGCGATGCCTATCCTGAGCGGCTGGTCAATGTCGGGATCGCCGAGCAGACAATGGTCGGTGTTGGTGCGGGGCTCGCCAATGGCGGAAAAATTCCCTTCGTCTGTGGCGCGGCCTGCTTTCTGACAGGGCGGGCGCTTGAGCAGATCAAGGCGGATGTGGCCTATTCAGACACCAATGTCAAACTGGTCGGCATCAGCTCCGGCATGGCCTATGGCAATCTGGGGCCAACCCATCATTCGACGGAAGATTTCGCCTGGGTAAGGGCCATTCCGAATATCGCAATCGTTGCACCATGCGACAATATCGAAACGGCAGCAGCGGTTGCCTTCGCTGCGGACTATGACGGGCCGATCTTCCTGCGCCTCAGCCGCACCGGGGTGCCGCAATTGCTGCCAGACGACTTTGAATTCGCGCTTGGCAAGGCCAACACCATCCGGGAAGGAAGTGACGTGACCTTGATCGCCAACGGCATTCTGACCCATCGTGCGCTCGCGGCCGCTGAGAGCCTTGAAGCTCAAGGGGTCAAAGCACGGGTGTTGAATATGTCGAGCATCAAGCCGATTGACGAAGCGGCCATCACGCGAGCCGCAGAGGAAACCGGTGCGATTGTAACCTGCGAAGAGCATTCCATTTTTGGCGGTCTTGGCAGCGCCATCGCCGAAATCGTCACCGAAACCTGCCCTGTGCCAATGAAGCGGCTTGGCGTGCCCGGTGTCTTCCCACCAACCGGATCGGCGGAATTCCTGCTCGATGAGTTTGGCATGTCGCCACAGGGGATTGCTGACACAGCTTTAGAGCTTCTCAAGCGCAAGGCATAG
- a CDS encoding FGGY family carbohydrate kinase, producing MQRGILAIDEGTTNSKAVFVLQSGDIIARGSCPVETRHPQSGWVEQDPLQVWQSTVAAMTACLEAVGPAEIIAIGLSNQRESVMLWDRRTGEPLGPLITWQCRRTAAACDALKADGQESGVIARTGLPLDPLFPATKIRWLLDHHGQGRDPADLCVGTVDCWLIWKLTGGAVHACDASNAARTQLFDIERHCWDESLCALFDVPMAILPQVCDSAHIFGHSADVPGLPDAVPVASAIGDSHGALFGHGAFEVGDGKVTFGTGSSIMTTLDAFVVPPKGITTTIAWQLNGTATYAFEGNILVSASILPWAADLLAQPDVTALLELAQSVDSALGVRLVPAHVGLGSPHWDANARGLISGLSFNAGKAHIARAAAESMAFQVADVFEIIEANSSQGIGHLFVDGGPSKNPFLMQMVSDCIDHPIVVGDSAEASALGAAFLAGLATGFWPDLAAIRAMQSKGKDFAPKLDEAARQSLIKGWKQAVKQVRLTA from the coding sequence ATGCAGCGAGGAATATTGGCAATCGACGAGGGAACGACAAACAGCAAGGCTGTCTTCGTTCTCCAAAGCGGTGACATCATAGCGCGCGGATCCTGCCCGGTCGAAACAAGACATCCGCAATCCGGCTGGGTTGAACAAGACCCCTTGCAGGTCTGGCAGAGCACAGTTGCCGCCATGACGGCCTGTCTGGAGGCCGTTGGCCCTGCCGAAATTATCGCAATCGGTCTTTCAAATCAGCGGGAATCGGTGATGCTGTGGGATCGCCGGACCGGAGAGCCATTGGGGCCGCTGATCACTTGGCAATGCCGGCGAACGGCAGCGGCTTGTGACGCGCTGAAAGCCGATGGTCAAGAGTCTGGGGTCATTGCGCGCACGGGCCTGCCGCTTGATCCGCTCTTTCCGGCCACCAAAATCCGCTGGCTGCTGGACCATCACGGGCAGGGGAGAGATCCTGCCGATTTGTGTGTCGGAACGGTGGATTGCTGGTTGATCTGGAAATTAACAGGCGGTGCCGTGCATGCCTGCGATGCCTCAAATGCCGCCCGCACCCAGCTTTTTGACATTGAGCGCCATTGTTGGGACGAGAGCCTTTGTGCACTATTCGATGTGCCGATGGCCATTTTGCCTCAGGTCTGTGATTCCGCCCATATCTTTGGACATAGTGCTGATGTGCCGGGCTTGCCTGATGCTGTGCCTGTTGCCTCTGCAATCGGCGATTCCCATGGGGCGCTGTTTGGTCATGGGGCTTTTGAGGTTGGCGATGGCAAAGTCACCTTTGGCACCGGTTCCTCGATCATGACAACGCTGGATGCCTTTGTCGTTCCCCCAAAAGGCATCACCACGACGATTGCCTGGCAATTGAATGGCACGGCGACTTATGCCTTTGAAGGCAATATTTTGGTCAGTGCCTCAATACTGCCTTGGGCAGCCGATCTGCTTGCCCAACCGGATGTGACAGCCTTGCTGGAGCTTGCTCAAAGTGTCGACAGTGCGCTAGGGGTGCGTTTGGTGCCAGCCCATGTGGGCTTGGGTTCGCCGCATTGGGATGCCAATGCGCGGGGACTGATCAGCGGATTGTCCTTTAATGCGGGCAAGGCGCATATTGCGCGGGCTGCGGCCGAAAGCATGGCCTTTCAGGTTGCTGATGTCTTTGAGATCATCGAAGCCAATTCCTCCCAAGGGATCGGGCACCTCTTTGTGGATGGAGGACCAAGCAAAAATCCTTTCCTTATGCAGATGGTGTCTGACTGTATCGACCACCCCATTGTTGTTGGCGACAGTGCTGAAGCGTCCGCACTCGGCGCAGCCTTTCTGGCTGGTTTGGCCACGGGCTTCTGGCCAGATCTAGCCGCGATCCGCGCAATGCAAAGCAAGGGCAAGGACTTTGCCCCGAAACTGGATGAGGCCGCGCGTCAAAGCCTCATCAAAGGCTGGAAGCAAGCGGTCAAACAGGTGCGCTTGACGGCCTGA
- a CDS encoding DUF2291 family protein, with product MTRTPLLAACLLTILPIVAGCKIVKNPDPNDVAQSAAQMTDAERMAVLAQDVYEPKLLPYMDDKARAITNILAAIATDLDKAGETFGIPKASEGSPWNFVAKGQGVVVASNRTSRAAKLEVDVTGDSKADLTVQLGPVIKGTALRDSASFFVFTDFRDQIEFAKLARALNDVASAAIDLPEGDLIGQSVRFTGAFSLPKQRDPILLVPVQIAVED from the coding sequence ATGACCCGGACCCCTCTTCTGGCGGCCTGTCTCCTGACGATACTGCCCATCGTCGCGGGCTGCAAAATAGTCAAAAATCCCGATCCCAATGATGTAGCCCAAAGCGCGGCTCAAATGACCGACGCCGAACGTATGGCGGTACTGGCACAAGATGTCTATGAGCCAAAACTGTTGCCCTATATGGATGACAAGGCACGAGCCATCACAAACATCCTGGCTGCCATTGCCACTGATCTCGACAAGGCCGGAGAGACTTTCGGCATCCCCAAAGCCAGCGAAGGCAGCCCTTGGAACTTTGTTGCAAAGGGACAGGGCGTTGTTGTTGCCTCCAATCGCACCTCGCGCGCGGCCAAGCTTGAAGTGGATGTGACCGGGGACAGCAAAGCGGACCTAACCGTGCAACTCGGTCCGGTCATCAAGGGAACGGCCTTGCGCGATTCAGCGAGCTTCTTTGTTTTCACCGATTTCCGCGATCAGATTGAATTTGCCAAACTGGCACGGGCCCTAAACGATGTGGCCAGTGCTGCCATTGACCTGCCAGAGGGTGATCTGATTGGCCAGTCGGTGCGTTTCACAGGTGCCTTCAGTCTGCCGAAACAACGTGATCCGATCCTGCTGGTGCCGGTGCAGATCGCTGTGGAGGACTGA
- the ribB gene encoding 3,4-dihydroxy-2-butanone-4-phosphate synthase, giving the protein MIDMERVAVAIRAFEAGEIVVVTDDDDRENEGDLIASATKITPEQMAFFIRYTSGIVCAPMKKEDAARLHLDPMVANNNAPLSTAFTVSVDYKHGTTTGISAEERCMTVHALANSNCAAVDFVRPGHIFPLVAREGGVLTRSGHTEAAIDLCDLAGLEPFGVLSELVNDDGTVKRGPEVTDFAKEHGLKMVSVADLIAYRQRTERLIEKKETFTMETRYGNAKAVTFTAPYDQVEHLALVFGDIRDGKDIPVRLHQENVLSDVFGLTDSLNQITKRFSEDRGVLVYLRDGSPGVVHNSMRLRDGLEAAEAEEHGTAQGRKDEWRDIGLGAQILKELGISSIRLLSSKERHYVGLEGFGLEITGTDII; this is encoded by the coding sequence CAGCGACCAAGATTACACCGGAGCAAATGGCCTTTTTCATCCGTTATACGTCCGGCATTGTCTGTGCCCCGATGAAAAAAGAGGATGCAGCCCGTTTGCATCTCGACCCCATGGTCGCCAACAACAACGCTCCGCTTTCAACCGCCTTTACGGTCTCAGTCGATTACAAGCATGGCACCACAACGGGGATTTCTGCAGAAGAACGCTGCATGACGGTCCATGCCCTTGCCAATTCCAATTGCGCCGCTGTTGACTTTGTCAGACCCGGCCACATCTTTCCGCTGGTTGCCAGAGAGGGTGGCGTTTTGACCCGCTCAGGCCATACGGAAGCTGCGATTGATTTGTGCGACCTTGCTGGTCTTGAGCCCTTTGGCGTTTTGTCGGAGTTGGTCAATGATGACGGGACGGTCAAGCGCGGTCCGGAAGTGACGGATTTTGCCAAGGAACATGGCTTGAAAATGGTGTCAGTTGCCGATTTGATCGCCTATCGTCAGCGCACTGAGCGTCTGATTGAGAAAAAAGAGACCTTCACTATGGAGACCCGTTATGGCAATGCCAAAGCGGTGACCTTCACAGCGCCTTATGATCAGGTTGAGCATCTTGCCCTTGTCTTTGGTGACATTCGCGATGGCAAGGATATCCCGGTCCGGCTGCATCAGGAGAATGTCTTGTCCGATGTCTTTGGTTTGACCGACAGTCTTAATCAGATCACAAAGCGCTTTAGCGAAGACCGGGGTGTTCTTGTCTATCTGCGGGATGGGTCACCCGGTGTGGTCCATAACTCTATGCGTCTTCGCGACGGGTTGGAGGCCGCTGAAGCCGAGGAGCATGGCACAGCACAAGGTCGCAAGGACGAATGGCGCGACATTGGTCTGGGGGCGCAAATCCTCAAGGAACTGGGCATTTCGTCCATTCGTCTGCTTAGCTCCAAAGAGCGCCATTATGTCGGCCTTGAAGGCTTTGGGCTGGAAATCACCGGCACAGACATCATTTGA